The Apodemus sylvaticus chromosome 5, mApoSyl1.1, whole genome shotgun sequence genome has a segment encoding these proteins:
- the Bcl2l11 gene encoding bcl-2-like protein 11 isoform X5: MGSTGSRRQGRRAGGARAAAGAAREGRSGRRRRMIPAAAGAARARGAARETLGSPAERGGGRTGRRGALEPRIPLCFPCLLGGDVQGSSDRRNTPRSEGKGRTKKDQMAKQPSDVSSECDREGGQLQPAERPPQLRPGAPTSLQTEPPDRSPAPMSCDKSTQTPSPPCQAFNHYLSAMDQLENLNQVAENTHGAAEYS; encoded by the exons ATGGGGAGCACTGGCAGCCGGCGCCAGGGGCGCAGGGCTGGCGGTGCCCGCGCGGCGGCGGGAGCTGCGCGCGAGGGGCGGAGCGGGAGGAGGCGGAGGATGATCCCGGCGGCGGCCGGTGCGGCGCGGGCCAGAGGCGCGGCGCGCGAAACCTTGGGCTCCCCGGCGGAGCGTGGCGGAGGGCGGACGGGCAGGCGCGGGGCTCTGGAGCCCCGGATCCCGCTTTGTTTCCCTTGCCTCCTCGGTGGCGACGTGCAGGGGTCGTCCGATCGGCGCAACACGCCGCGCTCGGAAGGGAAGGGGCGGAC AAAAAAAGACCAAATGGCCAAGCAACCTTCTGATGTAAGTTCTGAGTGTGACAGAGAAGGTGGACAATTGCAGCCTGCTGAGAGGCCTCCCCAGCTCAGGCCTGGGGCCCCTACCTCCCTACAGACAGAACCGCCAG ACAGGAGCCCGGCACCCATGAGTTGTGACAAGTCAACACAAACCCCAAGTCCTCCTTGCCAGGCCTTCAACCATTATCTCAGTGCAATGG ATCAGTTGGAGAACCTTAACCAAGTGGCAGAAAATACCCATGGTGCTGCGGAGTACAGCTGA
- the Bcl2l11 gene encoding bcl-2-like protein 11 isoform X2: MIPAAAGAARARGAARETLGSPAERGGGRTGRRGALEPRIPLCFPCLLGGDVQGSSDRRNTPRSEGKGRTKKDQMAKQPSDVSSECDREGGQLQPAERPPQLRPGAPTSLQTEPPGNPDGEGDRCPHGSPQGPLAPPASPGPFATRSPLFIFVRRSSLLSRSSSGYFSFDTDRSPAPMSCDKSTQTPSPPCQAFNHYLSAMDQLENLNQVAENTHGAAEYS; the protein is encoded by the exons ATGATCCCGGCGGCGGCCGGTGCGGCGCGGGCCAGAGGCGCGGCGCGCGAAACCTTGGGCTCCCCGGCGGAGCGTGGCGGAGGGCGGACGGGCAGGCGCGGGGCTCTGGAGCCCCGGATCCCGCTTTGTTTCCCTTGCCTCCTCGGTGGCGACGTGCAGGGGTCGTCCGATCGGCGCAACACGCCGCGCTCGGAAGGGAAGGGGCGGAC AAAAAAAGACCAAATGGCCAAGCAACCTTCTGATGTAAGTTCTGAGTGTGACAGAGAAGGTGGACAATTGCAGCCTGCTGAGAGGCCTCCCCAGCTCAGGCCTGGGGCCCCTACCTCCCTACAGACAGAACCGCCAGGTAATCCCGACGGCGAAGGGGACCGCTGCCCCCACGGCAGCCCTCAGGGCCCGCTGGCCCCACCGGCCAGCCCTGGCCCTTTCGCTACCAGATCCCCACTTTTCATCTTTGTGAGAAGATCTTCTCTGCTGTCCCGGTCCTCCAGTGGGTATTTCTCTTTTGACACAGACAGGAGCCCGGCACCCATGAGTTGTGACAAGTCAACACAAACCCCAAGTCCTCCTTGCCAGGCCTTCAACCATTATCTCAGTGCAATGG ATCAGTTGGAGAACCTTAACCAAGTGGCAGAAAATACCCATGGTGCTGCGGAGTACAGCTGA